One window of the Pseudomonadota bacterium genome contains the following:
- the map gene encoding type I methionyl aminopeptidase, whose translation MAISIKSPEDQEKMRAAGAAAAQVLDMVREHVSPGVTTDELNEICHRYITDELEAIPAPLNYKGFPKSICTSVNHVVCHGIPSNKKLRAGDIVNIDITVIKDNFHGDTSRMFYVGKPTVIADRVSKVAHEGMRRGIELVRPGTTLGDIGHAIQTYVEGENCTIVREYCGHGIGRIFHEEPQVLHYGKPGAGVTLEEGMTFTIEPMVNAGKRHVRLLPDGWTVVTKDHSLSAQWEHTVLVTHDGFEVLTLGSAGDI comes from the coding sequence ATGGCGATAAGCATCAAGTCCCCGGAAGATCAGGAAAAAATGCGTGCGGCGGGAGCAGCCGCTGCGCAGGTGCTAGACATGGTCCGTGAGCACGTCAGTCCAGGCGTAACCACGGATGAGCTCAACGAAATATGCCATCGCTACATCACCGATGAGCTGGAGGCCATTCCAGCGCCCCTTAACTACAAGGGATTTCCGAAATCCATCTGCACCTCAGTCAATCACGTGGTGTGCCACGGCATCCCGTCCAACAAGAAGTTACGGGCGGGCGACATCGTCAACATCGACATCACGGTGATCAAAGACAACTTCCACGGCGATACGAGTCGTATGTTCTACGTGGGAAAACCCACGGTGATCGCCGATCGGGTGTCGAAGGTCGCCCACGAGGGCATGCGCCGCGGCATCGAGCTAGTCCGTCCCGGCACCACCCTGGGTGACATCGGTCACGCGATCCAAACCTATGTGGAGGGAGAGAACTGCACCATCGTTCGCGAATACTGCGGTCACGGGATTGGCCGCATCTTCCACGAGGAACCGCAGGTCTTGCACTACGGTAAGCCCGGCGCCGGGGTCACTCTCGAAGAGGGCATGACCTTCACCATCGAGCCGATGGTGAACGCAGGCAAGCGCCACGTACGCCTGCTCCCCGATGGCTGGACCGTGGTCACCAAGGACCATTCCCTCTCCGCCCAGTGGGAGCACACGGTGCTCGTCACCCACGACGGCTTCGAGGTCCTGACGCTCGGATCCGCTGGCGACATCTGA
- the pyrH gene encoding UMP kinase, giving the protein MSASSPLIFRRVLLKLSGEALLGSVDYGIDPAVLKRIAGEIHDVVSLGLQVAVVIGGGNIFRGAGLARAGMDRVTGDHMGMLATVINALAMQDALESCGVTARVMSAIRINEVCEDYIRRRAIRHLEKGRVVVFAAGTGNPFFTTDTAASLRATEIGADLLMKATKVDGVYSADPVTTPDAKHYPRLSFNQVLADDLRVMDTTAIVMCREHNLPLRVFNLHNPGGLERIVRGEDVGTLLTNDPR; this is encoded by the coding sequence ATGAGTGCTAGCAGTCCCCTGATCTTCCGTCGCGTGCTGCTAAAGCTGAGCGGCGAGGCACTGCTCGGCAGTGTCGACTACGGCATCGACCCCGCGGTGCTAAAGCGCATCGCCGGGGAGATACACGACGTGGTGTCGCTGGGGTTGCAGGTGGCTGTTGTCATCGGCGGCGGTAATATCTTCCGCGGCGCGGGCTTGGCCCGCGCCGGTATGGACCGGGTGACCGGCGATCACATGGGAATGCTCGCCACCGTCATTAACGCCCTGGCAATGCAGGATGCCCTCGAGTCTTGCGGGGTCACCGCTCGAGTCATGTCCGCGATTCGCATCAACGAGGTGTGCGAGGACTACATCCGCCGCCGGGCGATTCGGCATCTGGAGAAGGGGCGGGTTGTGGTGTTCGCTGCGGGCACGGGAAACCCGTTCTTCACCACGGATACGGCGGCCAGCCTGCGGGCGACGGAAATCGGGGCCGACCTGCTGATGAAGGCGACCAAGGTCGATGGCGTGTACTCGGCGGACCCCGTGACCACGCCAGATGCGAAGCACTACCCACGCCTGTCCTTTAACCAGGTGCTTGCGGACGACCTACGCGTCATGGACACCACGGCGATCGTGATGTGTCGTGAACACAACTTGCCCCTGCGCGTGTTCAATCTGCACAATCCCGGGGGCCTTGAGCGCATCGTCCGCGGCGAGGATGTGGGGACGCTGCTGACCAATGACCCGCGGTAG
- the rpsB gene encoding 30S ribosomal protein S2, which produces MTTPSMRQMLEAGVHFGHQSRYWNPKMAPYIFGERNKIHIINLERTLPLYQEAAGFVKNMVSNGGRVMFVGTKRAARDTIAREAARCDMPFVSHRWLGGMLTNFRTVRQSIKRLKELETQLEDGTFDRLAKKEALNRRRELEKLERSLGGIKDMPGLPDALFIVDVGHETIALNEARKLNIPVVGVVDTNCSPERVDYPIPGNDDAMRAIELYTMGIADAVLEGRESSPALDLGGEDDFVELDEDGKPRKAADTGRREARGRGNNKRRSASGGGARRAAPSAEPTPAPAPAAAPASDAPAEAPAAVAQDPGGDDTSA; this is translated from the coding sequence ATGACTACTCCCTCCATGCGTCAGATGCTGGAGGCCGGTGTGCATTTTGGCCACCAGTCTCGCTACTGGAACCCGAAGATGGCTCCGTACATCTTTGGCGAACGCAACAAGATCCACATCATCAACCTCGAGCGCACGTTGCCCCTGTACCAGGAGGCGGCGGGCTTTGTGAAGAACATGGTGTCCAACGGCGGCCGGGTCATGTTCGTTGGCACCAAGCGGGCCGCTCGCGACACGATCGCCCGAGAAGCGGCACGCTGCGACATGCCCTTCGTATCTCATCGTTGGCTCGGCGGCATGCTCACCAACTTCCGTACCGTGCGCCAGTCGATCAAGCGCCTGAAGGAGCTTGAGACCCAGCTCGAGGACGGCACTTTCGATCGCCTCGCGAAGAAGGAAGCCCTCAACCGCCGCCGCGAGCTCGAGAAGCTCGAGCGCAGCCTGGGCGGGATTAAGGATATGCCGGGTCTTCCCGACGCCCTTTTCATCGTGGATGTCGGGCACGAGACCATCGCCCTCAACGAGGCGCGCAAGCTGAACATCCCCGTGGTCGGCGTGGTGGACACGAATTGCTCCCCGGAGCGCGTGGACTACCCGATCCCCGGCAATGACGACGCCATGCGCGCCATTGAGCTTTACACCATGGGCATCGCTGACGCGGTGCTTGAGGGCCGCGAGTCCTCGCCGGCGCTCGACCTCGGTGGCGAGGACGACTTCGTTGAGCTCGACGAGGATGGCAAGCCACGCAAGGCCGCTGACACCGGTCGCCGGGAGGCCCGTGGTCGAGGCAACAACAAGCGTCGCAGTGCCAGCGGTGGCGGCGCGCGTCGCGCAGCGCCCAGCGCGGAGCCCACGCCAGCACCGGCGCCAGCGGCAGCGCCAGCGAGCGATGCCCCGGCGGAGGCGCCGGCGGCGGTAGCGCAAGACCCGGGCGGCGACGACACGAGCGCTTAG
- the pstB gene encoding phosphate ABC transporter ATP-binding protein PstB, with product MPDSTAQDGLGNTVGTPTLSDPWVSAKGVNVWYGDKHAIKNVSLDFAQHQVIAMIGPSGCGKSTFLRCLNRMNDTIEDCRVEGDIRLDGNDVYHKDVDPVALRARVGIVFQKPNPFPKSIYENVAYGPRIHGLASARAELDEIVLTSLEKAGLLGEVKDRLDSPGTGLSGGQQQRLCIARAIAVSPEVILMDEPCSALDPIATARIEDLVDELRQSYTIAIVTHSMQQAARVSQRTAYFHLGHLVEVGETDRVFTNPQHKLTEDYITGRFG from the coding sequence ATGCCCGATTCGACTGCGCAGGATGGACTCGGAAACACGGTTGGCACGCCGACTCTGTCCGATCCTTGGGTCTCGGCCAAGGGCGTGAACGTCTGGTACGGCGACAAACACGCGATCAAGAACGTTAGCCTCGACTTCGCCCAGCACCAGGTCATCGCCATGATCGGCCCTTCCGGCTGTGGCAAGTCGACCTTTCTGCGTTGCCTGAATCGGATGAACGACACGATCGAGGACTGTCGCGTGGAGGGCGATATCCGCCTCGATGGCAACGACGTTTACCACAAAGACGTCGATCCCGTGGCCCTGCGTGCGCGGGTAGGGATCGTCTTCCAGAAACCCAATCCGTTCCCGAAGTCCATCTACGAGAACGTTGCCTATGGCCCACGGATTCACGGGCTAGCGAGCGCTCGCGCGGAACTCGATGAGATCGTCCTTACAAGTTTGGAGAAGGCGGGGTTGCTAGGAGAGGTGAAGGATCGCCTGGACTCGCCCGGTACGGGGCTATCCGGTGGCCAGCAACAACGCCTGTGTATCGCGCGGGCGATTGCCGTGAGCCCGGAGGTGATCTTAATGGACGAGCCATGCTCAGCGCTCGACCCGATCGCAACGGCCCGGATCGAAGACCTCGTGGATGAGCTGCGCCAGAGCTACACGATCGCCATCGTGACGCACTCGATGCAGCAAGCCGCGCGCGTGTCGCAGCGCACGGCCTACTTTCATCTGGGCCATCTGGTCGAGGTGGGCGAGACGGATCGCGTCTTCACCAACCCTCAGCACAAGCTCACCGAGGACTACATCACCGGCCGGTTCGGCTGA
- the tsf gene encoding translation elongation factor Ts — protein sequence MKISADMVRQLRERTGAGMMECKKALVQTEGDLDAAAENLRKAGIAKADKKAGRVAAEGVIAAAVAEGGKQAVLVEVNSETDFVGNGDDFRGFANTVASVALGLGSEDVEALAGADFSDGKTVDEARRELTARVGENITIRRISRVSSDGQIAHYSHGGRIGVLVAYEGGDEQLGQDLAMHVAAAKPQYLDESAVPGDTLTKEREILIAQAEGSGKPANIIEKMVEGRLRKFLGEITLMGQPFVKDPDMSVKKLVAAAKATVGAYQRFEVGEGIEKGGDDFAAEVAALSGSN from the coding sequence ATGAAGATCAGCGCTGACATGGTGCGCCAGCTCCGGGAGCGTACCGGCGCCGGCATGATGGAGTGCAAGAAGGCACTGGTGCAGACCGAGGGCGACCTCGATGCTGCCGCCGAGAACCTGCGCAAGGCAGGCATTGCCAAGGCCGACAAGAAGGCCGGCCGCGTCGCTGCCGAGGGCGTCATCGCCGCGGCCGTGGCCGAGGGTGGCAAACAGGCCGTGCTCGTGGAAGTGAATAGCGAAACCGACTTTGTCGGCAACGGCGATGACTTCCGTGGGTTCGCTAATACGGTTGCCAGCGTCGCCTTGGGCCTAGGCTCCGAGGATGTTGAAGCCCTTGCTGGCGCGGACTTCTCGGACGGCAAAACCGTCGACGAGGCACGCCGAGAGCTGACCGCTCGCGTAGGTGAGAACATCACCATTCGCCGCATCTCTCGCGTCAGCAGTGACGGCCAAATCGCCCATTACTCCCACGGCGGTCGGATCGGCGTGCTGGTGGCCTACGAGGGCGGCGACGAGCAGCTTGGTCAGGACCTCGCGATGCACGTTGCGGCCGCTAAGCCCCAATACCTGGATGAGTCCGCGGTTCCCGGCGATACGCTCACCAAGGAGCGGGAGATTCTGATCGCTCAGGCCGAAGGCTCCGGCAAGCCCGCCAACATCATCGAGAAGATGGTGGAGGGGCGCCTGCGCAAGTTCCTCGGTGAGATCACCCTCATGGGTCAGCCCTTTGTGAAGGACCCAGATATGTCGGTGAAGAAGCTGGTCGCCGCTGCCAAGGCTACGGTCGGCGCCTATCAGCGCTTCGAGGTGGGTGAGGGTATCGAGAAGGGCGGAGACGACTTTGCCGCCGAGGTGGCTGCCCTTAGCGGCAGCAATTGA
- the dapD gene encoding 2,3,4,5-tetrahydropyridine-2,6-dicarboxylate N-succinyltransferase — MEAQRQLIEDAFEHRGEITPANANPALVEAVESVFDGLDEGRVRVAEPIDDGWRVNEWLKKAVLLSFRLRDNAVTDDGVSRYYDKVPLKYEDYDEGRFRRDAVRVVPQAVVRRGAYVGPDVVLMPSYVNLGAYVGEGSMIDTWATVGSCAQIGRNVHLSGGAGIGGVLEPLQAAPTIIEDDCFIGARSEIVEGVRVRQGAVIAMGVFIGASTRVYDREADEVSYGEVPPGAVVVPGALPAPDGRYSLACAVIVKRVDAKTRAKVGLNELLRTT, encoded by the coding sequence ATGGAAGCACAGCGACAGCTGATCGAAGACGCCTTTGAACACCGCGGGGAAATCACCCCTGCGAATGCAAACCCCGCACTGGTAGAGGCCGTCGAATCGGTCTTCGATGGTCTCGACGAGGGCCGCGTGCGCGTGGCCGAGCCGATTGACGATGGCTGGCGCGTCAACGAGTGGCTGAAGAAAGCCGTGCTCTTGTCCTTCCGTCTCCGGGACAACGCCGTGACTGACGACGGCGTCAGTCGCTACTACGACAAGGTGCCGTTGAAATACGAGGATTACGACGAGGGTCGTTTTCGCCGTGACGCGGTGCGGGTCGTGCCTCAAGCGGTGGTCCGCCGCGGCGCGTACGTGGGTCCCGACGTCGTCCTCATGCCGAGCTACGTCAACCTAGGCGCCTACGTCGGCGAGGGCTCCATGATCGACACCTGGGCGACCGTAGGCTCCTGTGCACAGATCGGGCGCAACGTACACCTGTCGGGAGGCGCCGGTATCGGCGGCGTCCTAGAGCCCCTCCAAGCAGCGCCGACGATCATCGAAGACGACTGCTTCATCGGCGCGCGATCGGAGATCGTGGAGGGCGTGCGCGTGCGCCAAGGGGCGGTGATCGCGATGGGCGTGTTCATTGGCGCGAGCACACGCGTCTACGACCGCGAGGCCGACGAGGTGAGCTACGGGGAGGTGCCCCCGGGCGCGGTGGTCGTTCCTGGGGCTTTGCCTGCGCCGGACGGGCGCTACTCCCTGGCCTGTGCCGTCATCGTGAAGCGGGTGGATGCGAAGACGCGTGCCAAGGTCGGCCTCAACGAACTGCTGCGCACAACATGA
- the glnD gene encoding [protein-PII] uridylyltransferase, with the protein MAPLYSAEPGLAASTLAGEGTVTWLPRDTLNRAAGAKHQEAIALFREALEFGHSELNRRFEAGDSIESLVRGRAALVDEVLTRVWQRVFESCEMPIALIAVGGYGRGELHPCSDIDIMLLLPDGASPKDKQDPISQMITTLWDIGLEVGHSIRTVRDCEREARCDVTVLTALMESRWLAGSSEHFARMQEAISPARMWPSAGFFEAKTEEQAQRHARYHDTAYNLEPNVKGSPGGLRDIQTVAWVTQRHFNTHTLDQLADQGFLTPDEYQALLSGQRFLWRIRFALHLASGRREDRLLFDLQTRLAKMFGYEDASYTLAVEQFMQRYYRTVKELSRLNDMLLQMLREAIIDAGADQAPTPINERFEIHRDYVRVRHEGVFAQEPSALLEMFLIMQQHYHLRGISASTIRSVRKHLHLIDEEFRQNPRHHRMFVQLLRAPEGVTRELRRMNALGVLGRYIPAFGRVVGRMQFDLFHTYTVDEHTLFVLRNLRRLALSRFDAEFPDVSEIMQALPKPEIAYLGALFHDIAKGRGGDHSELGAVDAEAFCLELGLPRYDARLVAWLVRHHLLLSVTAQKKDISDPEVLHEFASVVGDETHLDYLYVLTVADVRGTNPKLWNSWKASLFRELHQATRRALRRGLENPIDREELIDQTQAAAREQLLEGGLEPAAIDSVWNRFTDEYFLRHSPQEVIWHSNRLAPLAMDGAESLIAVAREPKRGGTGVLIYQPYSPANFARSTAVFAELGLNVLEARLTVVANQASLDTYVVLDESGKTLDDAGRVSELEQRLREAMARDGLEPAVSRKTPRRVRLFSTRTRIEFAIDARAGHTVMELVAPDRPRLLFDAGTALREARVQLHTAKISTIGERAEDVFILTDEAGAPLTDAACAQLKELLLSALHEPDDAQQRARGTGA; encoded by the coding sequence ATGGCGCCGCTGTACTCCGCCGAACCGGGCCTTGCCGCCAGCACCCTCGCCGGCGAGGGCACCGTGACATGGTTGCCACGAGACACGCTCAATCGCGCCGCCGGGGCGAAGCATCAGGAGGCGATTGCCCTGTTTCGCGAGGCCCTGGAATTCGGCCATAGTGAGCTCAATCGGCGCTTTGAGGCGGGCGATAGCATCGAGTCCCTGGTCCGCGGGCGCGCGGCGCTGGTGGACGAAGTGCTTACCCGCGTCTGGCAGCGCGTCTTCGAGTCCTGCGAGATGCCGATCGCACTCATCGCGGTCGGCGGCTACGGCCGCGGCGAACTTCACCCCTGCTCCGACATCGACATCATGCTCCTGCTGCCCGACGGCGCCTCGCCCAAGGACAAGCAGGACCCGATCAGCCAGATGATCACGACCCTGTGGGATATCGGCCTGGAAGTCGGCCACAGCATCCGCACCGTGCGCGATTGCGAGCGCGAGGCTCGATGCGACGTCACGGTGCTCACAGCACTGATGGAATCGCGTTGGCTAGCCGGTTCATCCGAGCATTTCGCGCGCATGCAGGAGGCCATCAGCCCAGCGCGCATGTGGCCCTCCGCTGGGTTTTTCGAAGCCAAGACCGAGGAACAGGCCCAACGTCACGCGCGCTACCACGACACGGCATACAACCTAGAGCCTAACGTCAAGGGCAGCCCCGGCGGCCTGCGCGATATCCAAACGGTCGCTTGGGTGACACAGCGCCACTTCAATACCCACACCCTAGATCAGCTCGCGGATCAGGGCTTTTTGACTCCGGACGAGTACCAAGCCCTGCTCTCCGGGCAGCGATTCCTTTGGCGCATCCGCTTCGCGCTGCATTTGGCCAGCGGCCGCCGCGAAGACCGCCTACTCTTCGACCTACAGACTCGCCTAGCTAAGATGTTTGGTTACGAGGACGCCAGCTACACGCTCGCCGTCGAGCAGTTCATGCAGCGCTACTACCGCACCGTGAAGGAGCTCTCGCGCCTGAACGACATGCTGCTGCAAATGCTTCGCGAGGCGATCATCGACGCGGGAGCCGACCAGGCTCCAACGCCCATCAACGAGCGCTTCGAGATCCACCGGGACTACGTGCGGGTACGCCACGAGGGCGTATTCGCGCAGGAGCCCTCGGCGCTGCTCGAGATGTTTCTGATCATGCAGCAGCACTACCACCTGCGCGGGATCAGCGCGAGCACGATCCGCTCCGTGCGCAAGCACCTGCACCTGATCGACGAGGAGTTCCGCCAGAACCCGCGCCACCACCGAATGTTCGTCCAGCTGCTACGTGCTCCCGAGGGGGTCACCCGCGAACTGCGACGCATGAACGCCCTCGGCGTGCTCGGGCGCTACATTCCCGCCTTCGGGCGCGTCGTCGGACGCATGCAGTTCGACCTCTTCCATACCTACACGGTCGACGAGCACACGCTGTTCGTCCTGCGCAATCTGCGCCGCCTGGCCCTTTCGCGCTTCGACGCAGAGTTCCCAGACGTCAGCGAGATCATGCAGGCCCTGCCCAAGCCGGAGATCGCCTACCTCGGCGCTCTCTTCCACGACATTGCTAAGGGCCGTGGCGGCGACCACTCGGAGCTGGGCGCCGTGGACGCGGAGGCATTCTGCTTAGAGCTTGGGCTGCCGCGCTACGACGCGCGGCTCGTGGCCTGGTTGGTTCGCCACCACCTGCTCCTGTCGGTGACCGCGCAGAAGAAGGACATTAGCGATCCGGAGGTGCTACACGAGTTCGCCTCGGTGGTCGGTGACGAAACCCACCTCGATTACCTTTACGTGTTGACGGTCGCGGACGTGCGCGGCACCAACCCCAAGCTCTGGAACTCCTGGAAGGCCTCGCTCTTCCGCGAGCTGCACCAGGCCACGCGACGCGCCCTCAGACGAGGCCTAGAGAACCCCATCGATCGCGAGGAGTTGATCGATCAGACGCAGGCGGCCGCTCGCGAGCAGCTGCTTGAGGGCGGGTTGGAGCCCGCGGCTATCGACAGCGTGTGGAATCGCTTCACGGACGAGTACTTCCTGCGCCACTCGCCCCAGGAGGTCATCTGGCACAGCAATCGCCTGGCGCCGCTGGCGATGGACGGCGCGGAGTCGTTGATCGCCGTGGCCCGCGAACCAAAGCGCGGCGGCACGGGCGTGCTGATCTACCAGCCCTACTCGCCGGCCAACTTCGCCCGCTCCACCGCCGTGTTCGCAGAGTTGGGATTAAATGTGCTCGAAGCTCGCCTCACGGTCGTGGCCAACCAGGCAAGCCTCGACACCTACGTCGTATTGGATGAGAGCGGCAAGACCCTGGACGATGCTGGTCGCGTTAGCGAGCTGGAACAACGCCTGCGCGAAGCGATGGCCCGCGATGGCCTCGAACCCGCGGTGTCGCGCAAGACGCCGCGCCGGGTGCGCTTGTTCTCCACCCGAACCCGCATCGAGTTCGCGATCGATGCACGGGCCGGACATACGGTGATGGAACTAGTTGCACCGGATCGCCCGCGGCTGCTGTTCGACGCCGGCACGGCCCTGCGCGAGGCGCGGGTCCAGCTGCACACGGCGAAGATCTCCACCATCGGCGAGCGCGCCGAAGACGTATTCATCCTTACGGACGAAGCGGGCGCTCCCTTGACCGACGCCGCTTGCGCTCAGTTGAAGGAGCTTTTGCTAAGCGCCTTGCACGAGCCGGACGACGCCCAACAGCGCGCGCGGGGAACGGGTGCCTGA
- the dapC gene encoding succinyldiaminopimelate transaminase: protein MAELHDYPFERLGKLLAGVNPPAALRPISLAIGEPQHAAPDFVVERLRAHLHELTRYPTTPGLTALRETIANWLQGRFALPDVDPEAQVIPVCGTREGLFSCLQATLDTSAGQRPTVVVPNPGYQIYEGAALLAGAQPWYLPLEAEDAWGVNLQRVPDDVWRRCQVLVLCTPGNPTGAVADLATLRDAIELAHRHDFVIFSDECYSELYLDEATPPAGLLAAANSLGEHTFARCAVFHSLSKRSNLPGLRSGFVAGDANLISAFRRYRTYHGCAMPLPTQRASIAAWGDEAHVRSNRAAYREKFALARDHLPLAFDASTPAASFYLWGRPPINAERFAREAWRRQALRILPGAYMARPDPFSGRTPGADRVRISLVPARDECAEALQRLRALLDIS, encoded by the coding sequence CTGGCCGAGCTTCATGACTATCCCTTCGAACGCCTAGGGAAACTGCTCGCTGGGGTGAACCCGCCCGCCGCACTCCGGCCGATCTCCCTGGCCATTGGCGAGCCCCAGCACGCGGCGCCGGACTTCGTAGTCGAGCGCCTACGGGCCCACCTCCACGAGCTCACGCGCTACCCGACTACCCCAGGCCTGACGGCACTGCGTGAGACGATCGCCAACTGGCTACAAGGGCGCTTCGCATTGCCTGACGTCGATCCCGAAGCTCAAGTGATTCCGGTCTGCGGAACGCGCGAGGGGTTGTTCTCCTGCCTGCAGGCAACCCTGGATACGAGTGCTGGTCAGCGACCGACAGTGGTCGTACCCAATCCGGGCTACCAGATCTATGAGGGCGCCGCCCTACTCGCAGGCGCTCAGCCGTGGTACCTGCCCCTGGAGGCCGAGGATGCCTGGGGCGTCAATCTGCAGCGCGTCCCGGACGATGTGTGGCGGCGCTGCCAGGTTCTGGTGCTGTGCACGCCTGGGAACCCCACAGGCGCCGTAGCCGATCTCGCCACCCTGCGGGATGCTATCGAACTCGCCCATCGCCACGACTTTGTCATCTTCAGCGATGAGTGCTACAGCGAACTCTACCTGGACGAGGCGACGCCGCCAGCGGGGCTGTTGGCTGCAGCCAACAGCCTGGGCGAGCACACCTTCGCCCGCTGCGCCGTCTTCCATTCGCTCTCCAAACGCTCCAACTTGCCGGGCTTGCGCAGCGGTTTCGTCGCCGGCGATGCGAACTTGATCAGCGCCTTCCGTCGCTATCGCACCTACCACGGTTGCGCCATGCCCCTGCCGACCCAACGGGCGAGCATCGCGGCCTGGGGGGATGAGGCCCACGTGCGGAGCAACCGTGCCGCCTACCGTGAGAAATTTGCCCTGGCCCGCGATCACCTGCCGCTCGCCTTCGACGCCAGCACGCCCGCCGCCAGCTTCTACCTCTGGGGACGACCGCCGATCAACGCCGAACGCTTTGCTCGCGAAGCCTGGAGACGTCAGGCGCTACGTATCTTGCCAGGCGCTTACATGGCGCGCCCGGATCCCTTCTCGGGCCGCACGCCGGGGGCAGATCGCGTGCGCATCTCCCTGGTCCCCGCGAGGGACGAGTGCGCCGAGGCCCTGCAGCGCCTACGCGCCTTGCTCGATATCTCTTGA
- the dapE gene encoding succinyl-diaminopimelate desuccinylase: MSRTTVQALQDAAFALTRELIARPSITPEDAGCQALIGERLRTLGFEVQDLPFGEVSNLWAVHPGDEATPADGPVLCFAGHTDVVPTGPLDRWSSPPFEPTVRDGRLYGRGAADMKSGVAAMVTALEAWIAHTGGRGRLALLLTSDEEGPARDGTRRVIETLEQRGQRIDWCVIGEPSSQGKLGDIVRVGRRGSLTGRLRVIGKQGHVAYPHKARNPIHGAAPALAELVATRWDEGNEYFPPTSFQIAQAQAGTGASNVIPAHLDVVFNFRHSTESTVESLQDRVLEILGRHGLTEHMELVWDDPASPPFLSKAGALAQAVREVLPKHTGTVPTMDTGGGTSDGRFIAPAGIEVVELGPVNASIHQIDEHIDVPDIGRLTAIYLDLIDALIGSPQPNRPVM; encoded by the coding sequence ATGAGCCGCACAACTGTCCAAGCGCTCCAGGACGCGGCATTCGCCCTCACCCGCGAGCTCATCGCTCGACCGTCGATCACTCCAGAGGACGCCGGTTGCCAGGCGCTGATCGGCGAGCGCTTGCGAACCCTGGGCTTCGAAGTGCAAGACCTGCCCTTCGGCGAGGTGAGCAACCTATGGGCCGTTCACCCCGGCGATGAAGCCACGCCAGCTGACGGGCCGGTGCTCTGTTTCGCCGGCCATACGGACGTGGTGCCCACCGGTCCTCTGGATCGCTGGAGCAGTCCACCCTTCGAGCCAACGGTACGCGACGGAAGACTGTATGGGCGGGGCGCGGCGGACATGAAGTCTGGCGTCGCTGCCATGGTCACCGCCCTCGAGGCTTGGATCGCGCACACGGGCGGTCGCGGGCGCCTTGCGCTCCTGCTCACGAGCGATGAAGAGGGGCCTGCCCGCGACGGCACGCGCCGAGTGATCGAGACCCTCGAGCAACGCGGCCAACGGATCGACTGGTGCGTGATCGGTGAGCCCTCCTCTCAGGGTAAGTTGGGCGATATCGTACGCGTTGGACGACGCGGCTCCCTCACCGGCCGCCTCCGCGTGATCGGCAAGCAAGGGCACGTGGCCTACCCGCACAAGGCACGCAATCCCATTCACGGGGCGGCACCGGCCTTGGCCGAGCTGGTCGCCACGCGATGGGACGAAGGCAACGAGTACTTTCCGCCGACGAGCTTCCAGATAGCACAGGCCCAAGCGGGCACCGGCGCCAGCAACGTCATCCCCGCACACCTCGACGTAGTGTTCAACTTCCGCCACAGCACCGAATCGACAGTCGAATCGCTGCAAGACCGGGTGCTGGAGATCCTGGGTCGTCACGGCCTCACTGAGCACATGGAACTGGTTTGGGATGATCCGGCATCACCGCCCTTTCTCAGTAAGGCGGGAGCACTCGCCCAAGCCGTGCGTGAGGTGCTACCAAAGCACACGGGCACCGTGCCGACGATGGACACGGGCGGCGGTACGTCCGATGGACGCTTTATCGCGCCGGCGGGAATCGAGGTGGTGGAGCTGGGCCCGGTGAACGCGAGCATTCATCAGATCGACGAGCATATCGATGTACCGGACATCGGTCGCTTGACGGCGATCTACCTGGACCTCATCGACGCGCTGATCGGCTCGCCTCAGCCGAACCGGCCGGTGATGTAG